One segment of Colias croceus chromosome 15, ilColCroc2.1 DNA contains the following:
- the LOC123697840 gene encoding F-box/LRR-repeat protein 15, translated as MNRKRKTHLFDLYWEDIIVANIIPFLSIQECFIFRCVSRTCLQIVDMYFSKLKSLKLMNKGFSPHTFNVFGTTCTKLKLLNLSRCATITDAELIPMLRRNTGLINLNLSQCNNLSAKSLQPVILYCDNLQILKLARCAWLTTGAVEALALHQSKLEDVDLAYCISISESCILIFIKKFRQIKTLNLEGNKQVTDKCLYTMSKYSKSLKLLNLGGCCDITDKGVRALALHLPQLEGLLVRGCTKVTENSLRLMRDRVHLDRRPAQAVPLPVYVQI; from the exons ATGAACAGGAAGAGGAAAACgcatttatttgatttatattgGGAAGATATCATAGTGGCCAATATTATTCCCTTTCTTTCAATACAAGAATGTTTCATATTTCGATGTGTTTCACGGACTTGTCTTCAAATTGTGGATATGTATTTCTCGAAATTGAAGTCTCTAAAATTGATGAACAAAGGCTTCTCGCCTCACACGTTCAAT GTTTTCGGTACCACTTGTACGAAGTTAAAACTGCTCAATTTAAGCAGATGTGCGACGATTACAGATGCTGAGTTGATACCCATGTTACGACGTAATACTGGGCTTATAAACTTGAATCTTAGCCAGTGCAATAACCTGAGCGCTAAAAGTCTACAGCCAGTGATTTTATATTGTGATAATTTGCAAATATTAAAGCTCGCACGATGCGCTTGGCTTACGACTGGTGCAGTGGAAGCTTTGGCCCTTCACCAGAGTAAATTGGAGGATGTAGATTTAGCATATTGTATTTCAATATCTGAGAGTTGTATTCTGATATTCATTAAGAAGTTTAGGCAAATAAAGACTTTAAACTTAGAGGGTAATAAGCAAGTAACTGATAAGTGTCTATATACAATGTCCAAATATAGTAAATCGTTGAAACTCCTCAATTTGGGTGGCTGTTGTGACATAACGGACAAGGGAGTGAG AGCACTAGCACTCCACTTGCCACAACTAGAGGGCCTACTTGTTCGTGGCTGCACCAAAGTTACCGAGAACAGTCTCCGATTAATGAGAGACAGGGTCCACCTGGATCGGAGACCAGCTCAGGCTGTACCGTTACCTGTTTATGTGCAAATTTGA